Proteins encoded together in one Flavobacterium keumense window:
- a CDS encoding WxcM-like domain-containing protein, translating into MKPTLISGNCHQDQRGQLFYNNDFDASSIKRMYVIENHSVDFVRAWQGHKIEQRWFSAVQGRFKIQLIAVDNWDIPSENLPRIEYHLHSEKLDILHIPAGYISSIQALEEKSKLVVMSDYHLGEIDDESRYPTDYFTTE; encoded by the coding sequence ATGAAGCCAACTTTAATTTCAGGTAATTGCCATCAAGACCAACGAGGACAATTATTTTACAACAATGATTTCGACGCGTCAAGCATTAAAAGAATGTATGTTATAGAAAATCATTCGGTTGATTTTGTAAGGGCTTGGCAAGGACATAAAATTGAACAACGATGGTTTAGTGCTGTACAAGGTCGTTTTAAAATTCAATTGATTGCGGTTGATAATTGGGACATACCAAGCGAAAACTTACCACGAATAGAATATCATTTACATTCAGAAAAACTAGACATATTACATATTCCGGCAGGGTACATTAGCAGTATACAAGCACTAGAAGAAAAATCAAAATTAGTGGTTATGTCGGATTATCATTTAGGAGAAATAGATGATGAATCTCGATACCCGACGGATTACTTTACAACAGAATAA